The Winogradskyella schleiferi genome contains the following window.
CGCGACAGGCTGATAGTTTAAAAAATAAAGAATTGCTGATGCCTGCATTACAAGAATAATATGCAGCCTTATAACAAAAACCCTCAACAGAAATACATTATGGGATAGCTTCAACCTACGCTCTTTTACGGACTGATCAAGCTCAGAACTCTGCATCTGTTCATTTAATACCTGCGCTTAAAATGATGGTACTTTAAAATCTCCTTATGACCCAACATTTTTAAGTAAGTGTAATATTTCCAAATTTATGACACTATCCATTAGAAACAGAAAGAGCTAAAATTTAATTTAGAATAATAACATCAATCAAAACAATCAAAAAACGAACAATTATGACATCAATTAAAATGAAAACAATCAAAAAACAAATCTTATCAAGAATGGCTTGTGTAGCCTTTGCCTTAGTATCTAGTGTAACATATGCACAAAACACAAATTCCGAAATAACAACACAAAGAGAAGGTTTTATTGTAGAATTTGTAGTAGGTGGCGGTCTAATCAGTATAGAAGATAGTGCAGGTATTCAAACATTCGACAAATCTCAAGGAACGTTTGTTTTTCCAGATTTAAAGTTGGGCTATATGTTAAATGAAAGACTCGCTATTACTGCTGCTATGCCAGGAAATATTTATGAATTTCAGGATAATGATAGAAATTTTGGAGGGTTCATTCCATCGCTACAATATTGGGTCAAAGAGCGTTGGTGGATACATGGTGGAATTGGTTTAGCAATAGATTCGCCCGCACTATATGATATTAAAGACGACGTAAATGACGATTGGGACTTTGGTTGTGCTGTTATGGCAAGCACAGGTTACGAGATTTACAAAAAGAAAAATTTCGCGCTCAATATTCAATCCAAATTAGTTTTGGGCAGTGTGTCTTTAGATGGAAATGCAGATAGAGATGCCTTAATCTTTAATGTAGGCTTAGGGTTTAGCTGGTTATAAGGTTGAATATCACTAAAAATAATGATTGATAAATATATTATTTAGTTGGCAATAATTAGTAACAATGTTTAATTTAAGACTACTAACTAGTAATTGGTCCTAAATAAAAAAAAATGAACACCAAAATATTAATGACCTCAAGTGCCTTATTTTTGGCCTTTATTGGAATCCTTCTTTCTTTTTTACCAAATGAAATGGTGGAATATCTAAATGTCGAGCCAAATATTATTACTACACTCTTTTTGAAAATAATGAGTGCATTATACCTGGGTTTTGGAATTTTAAATTGGATGGCTAAAGGAACGTTAATTGGAGGGATTTATAATAGACCTATTGCAATTGGAAATCTAATGCATTTTGGGGTTGGAGCAATTGCACTAGTTAAAATTGCTTCTAAAATTCAATCACATTCAGAAATTGTCATTTCTCTCACAGCAGTGTATGTGATTTTTGCAATACTTTTTGTCTATGTCTTTAGAACTAATCCGACAAAAACACAAAAGTAAAATAACCCTGACAATAAATTGGAGAAATTAATAAAATAATTGGATTTGTTCTGTTTTACAAATACGAACCTTTAATAGTTCTATTTGTATCAACTTTGTAGTAAAAAATTTTAATTATGAAAGCAATAGAATGTCTAAAGTATGGCGATGTAGAAAATCTGGTGCTCAGTAATGTTAGAAAACCAATACCAAAATCTAATGAAGTACTTATAAAAATATGTGCTACTTCAGTAACTACAAGTGATGTTCTTATTCGGAGAATGAATGAACCCATGATTCCCAAATTTATACTTCAACTCATATTTGGTTTTGGAAAGCCAAGAAATCCAATTCTAGGAATGGTTTCATCAGGTGTTATAGAGGAAAAAGGCAAGGAAGTTACATCTTTTAATTTAGGAGATGAAGTTTTCGCATATGGTTCCATCTCACCTACCAAACGCCGTTTTGGTTCTTATGCAGAATATATTTGTTTACCAGAAGATTGGAATCTTACATTAAAACCTGTAAATCTTAGTTTTGCGGAAGCTGCAGCGATTCCTTATGGTGGTTTGCTTGCTTCTCATTTATTAAAAAAGACGAGTATAAACAAAGGCGACAATGTTTTAATTTATGGAGCGTCAGGAAGTATAGGCACAATGGTCATTCAATTGGCGAAGCATTTGGGTGCTCATGTCACTAGTGTTTGTAGTGGTAGAAACTTCGATTTAGTAAAATCTTTAGGTAGTGATGAGCTGATTGACTACACCTTAGAAAATGCTGAAAAACAATTAGAAATATATAAATATGTGATTGATGCTGTAGGCCATTCGAAATCATCGATACTAAAAGAAAAGAGCAAAAAAGCATTGACTTCGAATGGCAAATATATATCCATCGATCATGGGACGCCATCAACGCCAAAAGAAGCTTTTTCTAATTTAAAAAGGTTAGCAGAACAAGAGAAACTTAGACCTGTTATTGATAGAGTATATTCTTTAGAAGAAATGGCCGAAGCTCATAGATATGTTGAGAAGGGTCATAAAAGAGGAAATGTGGTGATCACTATTTAGCTGGTTATGGATTTTATCAACTTATAAATAAATAAATTAGCTGCTGAATGGTCAGGTCAGTAAACGAACAAAAAATGTTTTTTAAATCACAACTACTACTTATTTTTAACTGATATAATCCGTTGTTTAAATTTATACAAATGAAAATAGTAAAACGAATTTTAAAAATTGTCTTCGCTCTCATCGGCTTGCTTGTGCTAGTAGGAATCATTACACTTTGGATTGATTCATCAGGCACAAATTATCTCGAGATTAATAAGAATGAATCAATATCTAGTAATTCTTATCTCATTAAGAACGTCAATGTGATTCCAATGAATCAGGACACTGTTTTAGTTGGTAAAATGGTGTACATAAAAGAAGGAATTATCGAAAAGATTGCAAACACTATTGAAGTCGAAGGCATCGAAATTATTGACGGAGACGATAAGTATCTCACCCCAGGACTTATCGATATGCACGTGCATGTGTGGGACAGATATGAACTCGGGCTTTACCTATCAAATGGTGTAACAGCCGTTCGAAATCTTTGGGGCATGCCGATGCATTTAAGAATTAAAGAAGATGTAATGGAAGAAAATATTTTTTCACCAGCGTTTTTTACAACAGGACCAAAACTAACAGGCTCAGAATTCATTGGTGATGACAACTTAAATCTAAATACTCCGAGTGAAGCTAAAGACAAGGTGATTTCATATAAAGACAGAGGTTACGATTTCATTAAAACCTATTATGGATTGGATAAAGCAGTTTTTGATGCAGTGATTGAACAAGCCAAAATTTCTGAAATGGATATCGTTGCTCACCCTTCTCAAAAAGTACCATTTTCATATCATTTGAATTCACAGATCAAATCCATTGAACATGCCGAAGAAATTGTACAGCAACCTTTGCAGTTTGATTTAGATTCCATTAAGCTTCAATCTGTTGTTGATTCTATTTCAGAGTTTAAACACACAAGGTATTCCCCTACCCTTGTTGTATTCAACAATATCTATCAAATGATGATGAATGATTCAATTTTAGATTCAGATCCATTGAATTATATGAATCCACTCATTAAAATGGACGATAGCAAAAAACAATTCGATCGGTGGTATAATGCCAAGAAAGAGGATCCTACAACTGTTGAAAGGATTAAAAGTCAGCATGACTTCCATGTAACTATTGTTAAAAAACTTCATGAAGCAGGAGTCCCTATAATTTGTGGAACTGATGCAGGAATTGGCGTTACGCTTCCAGGGTTTTCAATTCATAAAGAACTGGCCTTTTACAAAGAAGCTGGCCTTTCCAATTACGAAGTTTTGAAAACCGCTACTGTAAATGCTTCCCAAACGCACGCAATGATGAACCAACTTGGAACTATTGAAGAAGGCAAGATGGCCAACTTGTTATTAGTGGATAAAAACCCACTTGTTTCATTGTCTGCACTTAAAAATCCCACCTATGTTTTTGTAAAGGGCCGAAAATTAAATAGAGCGGCTTTAGATTCTTTTAATGAAAAAGCAAAAAATCGAAAGAATTTAATGGCTACTGCGCTTAGGTATTTGGAAAACTTAATCATTGAAAAATAAACTACTGCTGAAAATGTATATGAAATCAGAAAAATTAAAATAAGAATTAATAGAAAGGCTTATTTGCATCATAATTTATATAACTTCGTCATAATTTCCAATCTATCATCAAACTTTATACTTAAGGCTACATAAGGGTTTAGAAACGCATTGCTTCTTGATAGATCTTTGTAGAAGCAAAAAAAGTGTGCCATTAACGATAAAAATTAAAGTGTAATAAATCCCACTAACCGCTCATCATAATATTTTAAATACATCAATCATAATCATCAATCAAAAAAACGAACAGTATATGTTTTTCAAATCAAAAGAAGGAAAAGAAAAAATCTTATCCCTGTACAATCAAAAGTTAAATGATCTGAATATCGACTATTCAGAAGAATCGGTAGAAACAAAATTTGGAGCTACAAATGTTATTATTACGGGCAACACAAAAAACCCACCTCTACTCCTTATCCATGGCACTGGAGGGTGCGCACCTCTAATTTTAGAATCGTTCCCCAATTTATCTTCAAAATATTGTGTTTATGCAATTGACGTACTTGCCCAACCTAATAAAAGTGCTGAAAATAGATTTGATATGAAGTCCCTAGAGTATGGAGAATGGTTAACAGAAGTTATAATTTTACTAGGGTTAAACGATGTTACTTTAGTAGGGTTTTCATTTGGAGGCCTTATTTCGCTAAAGACTTTAGAACTTAACGAAAGACTCATAAAACACGTTTATTTAATAGCGCCAGTTTACATCGTAAATGGTAACCCTCTTGTAGGATTGTTTAAGATGTTTATTCCTTTAAAGAAATTCATAAAAACGAATAATGATAACTATCTAAAAAAAGTCATTAAAGCTCTTTTTAGTGAGGCTGATGATTTTGCCATCCAATTCATGGGGACTACTTTTCAAAATTGCAATATGGATTTTTCTCCTTTGCCAATTATCTCTAAGCAGTCAGCAAAATATATAACAACTCCAATTACCATTATAGCAGCAGAAAAAGACATCATGTTTCCAGGCAGAAAAATGATAAAACGAGCTAAACGAATTTTTCCATCACTACATGACATCGTCTTGCTAGAAGATTCAAAACATGTTCCGAGTGATAAAAATTTTAAAACAATAGAGGATTTAATAATAGGTAAAAACAAAATAAAATGATCACAGAGATTAAATCCTTAAAATTCCCCAAACCAAAGATAATTTCAATAAATGGAATTGAGTTAGAAGTATTTGAAGCAGGTAAAGAAAATATGGGCAATCCAATTGTTCTTTGTCATGGCTTTCCCGAACATGCTTTTTCATGGCGTTATCAAATCCCAGCGCTTGCTGAAGCTGGTTATCATGTCATTGTTCCAAATCAAAGAGGCTATGGTAATTCATCTTGCCCTAAAGAAGTAACAGCATATAATATAACAAATTTAACAGGTGATATGGTGGCTTTACTTGACTATTACAATTACAAAGATGCTGTTTTTGTGGGTCATGATTGGGGTGCAAATGTAGTTTGGAACCTTGCACTCTTACATCCAAAACGTGTCAATAAAATTATAAATCTTGCATTACCTTATCAAGAACGCGGTGAAAAACCATGGATTGAATTTATGGAAGCGTTTTTTGGAGACGATTTCTATTTTGTTCATTTTAATAAACACCCAGGAGTTGCAGATGCTGTATTAGAGAACCATACAGAAAATTTTCTTCGTAATTTATTTCGTAAGAATGTACCTCTTGCACCACCAGAACCAGGCATGTTAATGATGAACCTTGCAAAAGCAGAAAAGCCTTTTGGTGAGCCTATTATGAACGACGTTGAGTTGTCTGTATTTGTAACGGCCTTTAAAAATTCTGGGTTTAATGGCGCTATAAATTGGTATAGAAACCTCGACCGAAACTGGCACATATTAGCAGATATAGACTCAATCATCAAACAGCCTACTCTTATGATCTATGGCAACCTAGATATGATTCCAAAATTTGAAAGGCTACAGAGTTTTGTTCCGAATTTAGATGTGATTAGTTTAGATTGTGGCCATCACATTCAACAGGAATTAGCGCAAGAAACAAATGAATCGATTTTAAAATGGTTGGCAAAATTTAATGGTTAAAAAAGAAATGGAAACAAGATTAGTAATTTATAGAGAGGGAGCAGAATTTGTTGAAGACTATAGACAAGCTAAATTTTGAATCCATTTAACAATTAATAATAAAAATAATAGAATGACCAAAGGATTAAAAATAGTATTGACAATAGTACTCATAACTGTCTTTCAAGAAATATCGGCACAATCAAAGTTGAATCAATCGAGTGAATTTCAAACTGAAATTATTGATACCGTATATTCAGAGACATTGAAAGAAAATCGTGAGTTTTGGGTTAAACTCCCTAAGAATTATAACCCAAATGATAATGTAAAATATCCTGTTGTTTATTTGTTAGATGGATTTTCTCTGAAAAAAAATTTAGAAGCAGTTTATGACAATTATTGGGGACATTATTTGCCTCATATGATTCTAATTGGAATTTCTAACAAAACTGACAGAATACGGGACTTGACTACTTCACAGATTAAAATGAGGCGTGGGCAGGCAATGAATGCAGCTACTGGTGGTGCTGAAAACTTTAGCCACTTTATTGAAAAAGAACTAATCCCATACATTGACAATAAATATCCAACCACGGCCTATCGTACCTTAATTGGGCATTCTTATGCCGGTTTGTTTACGGTAAATATGTTGGTTAATCATAAGCATCTCTTTCAAAACTATATAGCCATAGATCCAAGTTTGGATTGGGACGACCAAAAATTATTGAAGGAGGCAAAAGAAAAGCTGAGTTCAGAAAGTTATAAAGGTAAATCTCTTTATGTGTCTTTAGCAGCAGAACAGCTACACATGTGGGATGAAGAAATAACCATGGAGAATATTATGGACGACGCTTCAGAATTCACTTTGTTTGCACGTTCAATCGTTGACTTTTCAACTTTTGCGACCTCTCAAAAACAGAGTGGATTAAATTTCTCATGGAAGGTGTACAATGAAGATTTACATGGTACTGTTCCGCTCCCAACGATGAGAGATGGATTGATTTTTCTTTTTAAATGGTACCAGTTTAAATCTCCGCAAAAATATAATAATCCTGAAACGACAGTAGAAGAATTGGTTAAGCTATTGGAAAAACAAGAAGAAATCTATTCAACGCATTTCGGTTATCCCTTCCCTCCAATGATTGAGGAAATGTTTAGTGGCTATGGCTATATGAATTTAGAAATGGGGCAACCTGAAAAAGCATTTACGTTTTTCAAATCTAATATTGATTATTACCCCAACAGCGCAAGTGCCTATAATTCAATGGCAGACTATTATGAAGCTCAAAATGATATTACTAATGCCGTTAAATATGTAACTAAAGCTTTTGAAATAAGTGGTGACGATCTCTACAAGAAAAAAATCGAGGAACTTAAAAGAAAATAACAAAATCTAATTTTATATGATTAGTGGTAGATTATAGGTCTTAAAGGAAACTACCAAGCAATCTGCCACTTAACATAAAATTTATCGTTAGCACTTATTTGAGAAAAAAAAATGAAACGATTATTAAAATTCATAGATAAGAATATTTCGGGCAAAAGGGTTTTAGGACTTTTTATTTTGACCAATCTTGTTTACACTTTTATGCTGACTGTCACCATTCCCAAAACAATGGAATTCTCTAACGGTATGAAATTATTGGATATGATGCCCACAGGATATGATTTGAATTATGTAAGCGAATTATTCACTTCGCTTGGAGAAAATGGACGTTTGACGTATCTGACCAATCAAATACCTGTGGATATGATTTACCCACTGCTATTTGGACTTTCTTACTGTCTGCTCTTGGGTTATTTCTTGAAAAAATTGAACAAATTAAATTCCGCATATAGTTATCTCTGCGTAATACCGATAATTTCTGGAATTGCAGATTATTTGGAAAATATCGGAATCATCACAATGCTTAAAAACTATCCCGAATTGAAAGAGACTGCAGTGCATACAACTAATATATTTTCAGTTATAAAGAGCATTTCAACAAGTATATTTTTTATTGCATTGATAGTAGTCTTAATAACACTTGGAATTAAAGTATTAAACAGAAAAAAAAGTGCTAACACCGTATAAAATTAATTGCTTGTTTTAGCCAATTTACGAAAGTCCTCGATGACTTTCTATCTGTGATTTATTTGTTAAATCAGGTGCTTAAACACGCAACGAATATTATACATAACCGTTACCAAACATATAAAGCAAACTATGAAAAATTTAACATTTGTAATTTTATATATTCTTCTTTCAGGAGTTCAAACCACATTTGGACAGAATGAAACAGATATTATAGTAGGAAGTAAGTTCGTTATTAAATCTAATATTTTAGATGAAGAAAGAACCTGTTTAATAAGTCTTCCTGATTCATACAATAATTCATCTGAAGTTGATAAAAAATATCCAGTTATCATATTATTGGATGGATATACTCATTTTAAAACAGCATCTGGAATAGTACATTTTATGAGTTCTAATAGGAATCGAAACAATTTAATGCCTGAAAGTATTATTATAGCCATAGAGAATGTTGACCGAGAACGAGATTTTACAGTTACAAAAATTAAGACCAAACGACCGAATAATATGGGAGGTGGAAGAAATTTTTTGAATTTCATTGAGAAAGAACTAGTGCCTTATGTTGATAAAAAGTATAAGACAGAGCCGTTTAGAACTCTTGTTGGGCACTCTTTAGGAGGACTACTTACACTAAATTCCTATATGGATGAAAACAGCGTATTCAATGCTTACATTTCTATAGACCCAAGTATTTGGTGGAATGAGGAGATGATGAAAAACAAAGTTGATTCTATTTCCTCAATATCATTAGATAAAAAACTTTATATCGCTACTGCCAATCAAGGAGAGGCTAATTACGAAAGGAATAAACAAAGACACGACTCTCTCTATACTTTAATAACAAAGAAATCGAATAAACCTCTAAATATCGAAATAGAATATTTTGAAAAAGAAAACCATCGCTCTGTACCATTAGTAGCTTTATACGAAGGGTTAAAATATATTAATCAAGAGGAATGATTTCGAAGCTAGTAATATCAACAAATACGTTTGGCAACACCGTATATAATTTATTGCTGGCTTTTTGCCTACTTGCGAAAGTTCTTGCGGACTTTCTTGGTCGGTAATTAGTTGCTTAAAACACGCTACAAACCATATACAATCACGTTGTGTGCCATTAGGGCAAAACTGTAACAATTAATATTTTAAAGAGTCCGAATTGGTATAAAATAATAAAAATAAATCATCTATGATTGCAAATACAGAACAGAAAAATTTAATTAAGACCGCTAGAATAACTGGCTTATGGTATTTAATGATGGCTATTACAGGAACTCTAGGGTTTATGGTCTTTCATTCTCAAATATTTGTGTCTGGTAATCCTGAACAAACGCTAACAAATTTAGTAGAATTAG
Protein-coding sequences here:
- a CDS encoding NAD(P)-dependent alcohol dehydrogenase, which codes for MKAIECLKYGDVENLVLSNVRKPIPKSNEVLIKICATSVTTSDVLIRRMNEPMIPKFILQLIFGFGKPRNPILGMVSSGVIEEKGKEVTSFNLGDEVFAYGSISPTKRRFGSYAEYICLPEDWNLTLKPVNLSFAEAAAIPYGGLLASHLLKKTSINKGDNVLIYGASGSIGTMVIQLAKHLGAHVTSVCSGRNFDLVKSLGSDELIDYTLENAEKQLEIYKYVIDAVGHSKSSILKEKSKKALTSNGKYISIDHGTPSTPKEAFSNLKRLAEQEKLRPVIDRVYSLEEMAEAHRYVEKGHKRGNVVITI
- a CDS encoding amidohydrolase family protein, with protein sequence MKIVKRILKIVFALIGLLVLVGIITLWIDSSGTNYLEINKNESISSNSYLIKNVNVIPMNQDTVLVGKMVYIKEGIIEKIANTIEVEGIEIIDGDDKYLTPGLIDMHVHVWDRYELGLYLSNGVTAVRNLWGMPMHLRIKEDVMEENIFSPAFFTTGPKLTGSEFIGDDNLNLNTPSEAKDKVISYKDRGYDFIKTYYGLDKAVFDAVIEQAKISEMDIVAHPSQKVPFSYHLNSQIKSIEHAEEIVQQPLQFDLDSIKLQSVVDSISEFKHTRYSPTLVVFNNIYQMMMNDSILDSDPLNYMNPLIKMDDSKKQFDRWYNAKKEDPTTVERIKSQHDFHVTIVKKLHEAGVPIICGTDAGIGVTLPGFSIHKELAFYKEAGLSNYEVLKTATVNASQTHAMMNQLGTIEEGKMANLLLVDKNPLVSLSALKNPTYVFVKGRKLNRAALDSFNEKAKNRKNLMATALRYLENLIIEK
- a CDS encoding alpha/beta fold hydrolase, producing MFFKSKEGKEKILSLYNQKLNDLNIDYSEESVETKFGATNVIITGNTKNPPLLLIHGTGGCAPLILESFPNLSSKYCVYAIDVLAQPNKSAENRFDMKSLEYGEWLTEVIILLGLNDVTLVGFSFGGLISLKTLELNERLIKHVYLIAPVYIVNGNPLVGLFKMFIPLKKFIKTNNDNYLKKVIKALFSEADDFAIQFMGTTFQNCNMDFSPLPIISKQSAKYITTPITIIAAEKDIMFPGRKMIKRAKRIFPSLHDIVLLEDSKHVPSDKNFKTIEDLIIGKNKIK
- a CDS encoding alpha/beta fold hydrolase, translated to MITEIKSLKFPKPKIISINGIELEVFEAGKENMGNPIVLCHGFPEHAFSWRYQIPALAEAGYHVIVPNQRGYGNSSCPKEVTAYNITNLTGDMVALLDYYNYKDAVFVGHDWGANVVWNLALLHPKRVNKIINLALPYQERGEKPWIEFMEAFFGDDFYFVHFNKHPGVADAVLENHTENFLRNLFRKNVPLAPPEPGMLMMNLAKAEKPFGEPIMNDVELSVFVTAFKNSGFNGAINWYRNLDRNWHILADIDSIIKQPTLMIYGNLDMIPKFERLQSFVPNLDVISLDCGHHIQQELAQETNESILKWLAKFNG
- a CDS encoding alpha/beta hydrolase-fold protein, which gives rise to MTKGLKIVLTIVLITVFQEISAQSKLNQSSEFQTEIIDTVYSETLKENREFWVKLPKNYNPNDNVKYPVVYLLDGFSLKKNLEAVYDNYWGHYLPHMILIGISNKTDRIRDLTTSQIKMRRGQAMNAATGGAENFSHFIEKELIPYIDNKYPTTAYRTLIGHSYAGLFTVNMLVNHKHLFQNYIAIDPSLDWDDQKLLKEAKEKLSSESYKGKSLYVSLAAEQLHMWDEEITMENIMDDASEFTLFARSIVDFSTFATSQKQSGLNFSWKVYNEDLHGTVPLPTMRDGLIFLFKWYQFKSPQKYNNPETTVEELVKLLEKQEEIYSTHFGYPFPPMIEEMFSGYGYMNLEMGQPEKAFTFFKSNIDYYPNSASAYNSMADYYEAQNDITNAVKYVTKAFEISGDDLYKKKIEELKRK
- a CDS encoding alpha/beta hydrolase, encoding MKNLTFVILYILLSGVQTTFGQNETDIIVGSKFVIKSNILDEERTCLISLPDSYNNSSEVDKKYPVIILLDGYTHFKTASGIVHFMSSNRNRNNLMPESIIIAIENVDRERDFTVTKIKTKRPNNMGGGRNFLNFIEKELVPYVDKKYKTEPFRTLVGHSLGGLLTLNSYMDENSVFNAYISIDPSIWWNEEMMKNKVDSISSISLDKKLYIATANQGEANYERNKQRHDSLYTLITKKSNKPLNIEIEYFEKENHRSVPLVALYEGLKYINQEE